The following are encoded in a window of Pygocentrus nattereri isolate fPygNat1 chromosome 5, fPygNat1.pri, whole genome shotgun sequence genomic DNA:
- the ogfrl1 gene encoding opioid growth factor receptor-like protein 1 → MGNLMGGLRYKEPSTVEECDSTWETDSESEEQPQGAEEDSGISDSMSPSETAKCAEQMDSFQQFGDTAESSTKMKRSLYAAKDLYKYRHSYPNYKEPRQLNEYRNLRFYLNKIPLVPDGIYVEDILTKWKGDYDKLEHNHTYIQWLFPLREQGLNFYAQELTQDEIKEFQNTREAKRRFLLAYTIMLDFFGIKLLDKNGNVSRAPNWQDRFQHLNESQHNYLRITRILKSLGELGFESFKPPLVQLLLQEALVEGTLPNMRHSALEYFVYTVRAHRQRRALLRFAQHHYQPPENFIWGPPKRRCLPGGRGSKTEPAVDWSTSKARSSKQGSPNSPRTEKGELEGREAGEWKTAKSPRGILEGRARVDTEEYIETLPL, encoded by the exons ATGGGCAATCTGATGGGCGGGCTGAGGTACAAGGAGCCAAGCACCGTGGAGGAGTGCGACTCGACATGGGAAACGGATTCAGAAAGCGAGGAGCAGCCGCAGGGGGCAGAGGAGGACAGCGGCATCTCGGACAGCATGAGCCCGAGCGAAACGGCCAAGTGCGCCGAGCAGATGGACAGCTTTCAGCAG TTTGGTGACACAGCTGAGTCCTCCACTAAGATGAAAAGAAGCCTTTATGCTGCCAAGGACCTGTACAAGTACCGCCATAGTTATCCG AATTACAAAGAGCCTCGACAGCTAAATGAGTATCGCAATTTGAGGTTCTACCTGAATAAGATTCCTCTGGTACCAGACG GAATATATGTTGAAGACATCCTCACCAAATGGAAGGGAGACTATGACAAGCTTGAGCACAATCACACCTATATTCAGTG GCTTTTCCCACTCAGGGAACAAGGCCTCAATTTCTATGCCCAGGAACTCACTCAGGACGAAATCAAG GAATTCCAGAACACTCGAGAGGCCAAACGACGCTTCTTGTTGGCGTACACCATTATGTTGGACTTCTTTGGAATCAAGCTCTTAGATAAGAATGGAAATGTATCCCGTGCTCCAAACTGGCAGGACCGCTTCCAGCACCTGAACGA ATCTCAGCACAACTACTTGCGGATCACGCGGATTCTGAAGAGTCTGGGCGAGCTGGGCTTCGAGAGCTTTAAGCCCCCTTTGGTTCAGCTGCTTCTGCAGGAAGCTCTGGTTGAGGGCACGCTGCCCAACATGCGCCACAGCGCCCTGGAGTACTTTGTGTACACGGTGCGAGCTCACAGGCAGAGACGCGCTCTGCTCCGCTTCGCCCAGCACCACTACCAGCCCCCTGAGAACTTCATCTGGGGGCCCCCCAAGAGGAGATGTTTACCAGGGGGCAGGGGGAGCAAAACAGAGCCTGCAGTGGATTGGAGCACAAGCAAAGCTAGGTCTTCTAAGCAGGGAAGTCCAAACAGCCCCAGGACAGAGAAGGGGGAGTTGGAAGGGAGGGAAGCAGGGGAGTGGAAGACAGCGAAGTCGCCCAGAGGCATTCTGGAGGGCCGTGCAAGGGTAGACACAGAGGAATACATTGAAACTCTCCCACTATAA